A DNA window from Hordeum vulgare subsp. vulgare chromosome 1H, MorexV3_pseudomolecules_assembly, whole genome shotgun sequence contains the following coding sequences:
- the LOC123397649 gene encoding WEB family protein At3g02930, chloroplastic-like isoform X1 translates to MLPSSRSRSGPNESPVSSRTRPSTPSSGHRPSTPSSGYRPSTPGGTRRGAAAAAAAGGTPSTPRSRNTGGPFRSEPNSPPAAAAARPRLSFDRASPRSADAKPVAERRVPKIGTPPPDQKQLRREIELQSRLESAHEDLKKAKDQLSFVVGEKDRLVGELNEAKRVADEIHEKLQDALMAKRWAEEATEIEKFRADELEQAGIDESQKRDEEWQREVESVRSQHAADLETLVTTTEELERFRRELSMANEAKKAALGHADDAMKIAEVNADKVEILSGEVTRLKGLLDSSAAAEESKNRETEAFVKNLESEISVLKGKLEEAKVLEERLVDMEKLTEELKAQLADAKKAESEVHQQFEEWKNKAGSLEMELEEATLSEKAKSDTLISTEEELDKTLSILQDRESEMEVLKGKTTALEIEVARLSTEINESSDHLDASQQELFGLQTTIDVLKNKLEAAEEVASEALNNEKTANANIVILTEEKIKLINELNDTRDREEKERRAVEDLTAALSEASGKAEEAHERFLKKEDDYEHALAQIGDLKMSLNSTKENYEVMIEEAHYDITCLRNTVGKLEAEVSKYREECEAKELEIVSLNKQSEEEIAALKAEADRVGASLRDAEHELQTVSEEKEILQEKLLHTESAVVEANRAVQDVKAEKEGLQDQLMHTESAVAEANKAIEEVKAEKEDLQEQLMHKESAVAEANKALQEAKAEKEDLQEQLMTTESAVAEANKAVQEVKAEKEGLQEQLTHIESAFAEANKAAQEAASESLQLKDRLLDQENALQSLTQENDEFRLREADAMKKIEELSALLAEAMEKKHPEEEEKLVVVDEVHSATREVADAAAETEDTEGESDKKPSMELVVANGNSNGDLNQEEEKYDSKVEQQEAKSDFTTVHESDKVVEKQLQADAKQETESSKDDLSSKEDSSTEHANANGTAASAEVTSKVAMSPTTTKPQKKNKPLLKKFGNLLKKKNSK, encoded by the exons ATGCTGCCCTCCTCCAGATCAAG ATCTGGGCCGAATGAGTCGCCCGTCAGCAGCCGGACGAGGCCCAGCACGCCgtcctccggccaccgcccctccacgcCCTCCTCCGGCTACCGCCCCTCCACCCCCGGCGGCACCAGGAGGggcgcagccgccgccgccgccgccggcggcaCGCCGTCCACTCCGCGCTCGCGCAACACGGGCGGGCCATTCAGGTCCGAGCCCAACTCGCCGCCGGCCGCGGCGGCGGCCCGGCCGCGCCTCTCCTTCGACCGCGCCTCCCCGAGATCCGCCGACGCCAAGCCCGTCGCCGAGCGCCGGGTGCCCAAGATCGGCACGCCTCCCCCCGAC CAGAAGCAGCTGCGGAGGGAGATCGAGCTGCAGTCGCGGCTCGAGTCCGCGCACGAGGACctcaagaaggccaaggaccagctctccttcgtcgtcggcgAGAAGGACCGCCTCGTCGGCGAGCTCAACGAGGCCAAGCGGGTCGCCGACGAGATACACGAGAAGCTCCAGGACGCGCTCATGGCCAAGAGGTGGGCCGAGGAGGCCACCGAGATCGAGAAGTTCCGCGCCGACGAGCTCGAGCAGGCCGGCATCGACGAGTCGCAGAAGAGGGACGAGGAGTGGCAGAGGGAGGTCGAGAGCGTGCGAAGCCAGCATGCCGCGGATTTGGAGACGCTGGTCACCACCACCGAGGAGCTCGAGAGGTTCAGGCGCGAGCTTTCGATGGCCAACGAGGCCAAGAAGGCTGCGCTTGGCCACGCAGACGATGCCATGAAGATCGCGGAGGTCAACGCGGACAAGGTGGAGATCCTCTCCGGCGAAGTCACCCGCTTGAAAGGATTGCTCGATTCCAGCGCTGCGGCTGAGGAGAGTAAAAACCGTGAAACCGAGGCGTTTGTTAAGAATTTGGAATCCGAGATTTCAGTTCTCAAAGGCAAACTAGAGGAGGCAAAGGTTCTTGAGGAGAGGTTGGTTGACATGGAAAAACTGACCGAGGAGCTTAAAGCACAGTTGGCTGATGCAAAGAAGGCCGAGTCAGAAGTCCATCAGCAGTTTGAGGAATGGAAGAACAAGGCTGGATCGCTTGAAATGGAATTGGAGGAGGCTACTCTTTCCGAGAAGGCCAAAAGCGACACCCTTATCTCCACGGAAGAAGAACTGGACAAGACCCTGTCTATTTTACAGGACAGAGAATCTGAGATGGAAGTGCTGAAAGGAAAGACAACAGCACTGGAAATTGAGGTGGCAAGGCTTTCAACAGAAATCAACGAATCCAGCGACCACCTGGACGCCTCTCAGCAGGAGTTGTTTGGGCTGCAGACAACAATAGATGTTCTGAAAAACAAGCTTGAGGCTGCCGAAGAAGTGGCCTCGGAGGCTTTAAACAATGAGAAGACTGCTAATGCAAACATTGTAATCCTGACCGAGGAGAAAATCAAGCTcattaatgagttgaatgataccAGGGACAGAgaggagaaagagagaagggcagTGGAGGATCTCACTGCTGCGTTGAGTGAGGCATCTGGCAAAGCAGAGGAAGCACACGAAAGATTTCTGAAGAAAGAAGATGATTACGAGCATGCCCTCGCACAGATTGGCGATCTCAAGATGTCCCTAAATAGTACCAAAGAGAACTATGAGGTAATGATTGAGGAGGCACACTATGACATCACTTGTTTAAGGAATACCGTCGGAAAATTGGAGGCTGAGGTGAGCAAGTATAGAGAGGAATGCGAAGCCAAGGAGCTTGAGATTGTCAGTTTAAACAAGCAGTCAGAGGAAGAAATTGCCGCTCTTAAAGCAGAAGCCGACAGGGTAGGAGCATCATTGCGAGATGCAGAGCACGAACTCCAAACTGTCAGTGAGGAGAAAGAGATACTTCAAGAGAAGCTGTTGCACACGGAATCAGCGGTTGTTGAAGCTAACAGGGCTGTGCAGGATGTAAAGGCTGAGAAAGAGGGTCTCCAGGATCAGCTAATGCACACGGAATCTGCAGTCGCTGAAGCTAACAAGGCTATTGAGGAGGTAAAGGCTGAGAAGGAGGATCTTCAAGAGCAGCTAATGCACAAGGAATCAGCTGTTGCTGAAGCTAACAAGGCCTTGCAGGAGGCAAAGGCCGAGAAGGAGGATCTTCAAGAGCAGCTAATGACCACGGAATCAGCAGTTGCTGAAGCTAACAAGGCTGTGCAGGAGGTCAAGGCTGAGAAAGAGGGCCTTCAAGAGCAGCTAACGCACATCGAATCAGCGTTTGCTGAAGCTAACAAGGCAGCGCAGGAGGCAGCGTCTGAGAGTTTGCAATTGAAGGATAGGTTACTTGATCAAGAGAACGCATTGCAGAGCTTAACCCAGGAGAATGACGAATTCAGGCTGCGAGAGGCCGACGCCATGAAGAAGATAGAGGAACTGTCTGCTTTGCTTGCTGAAGCCATGGAAAAGAAGCATCCTGAGGAGGAAGAGAAGTTAGTGGTTGTGGATGAGGTGCACAGTGCAACACGTGAAGTTGCCGATGCAGCTGCGGAAACTGAAGACACGGAAGGAGAGAGTGACAAAAAACCGAGCATGGAACTCGTCGTCGCCAACGGAAACTCCAATGGCGACCTGAATCAAGAGGAAGAGAAATACGACAGCAAGGTCGAGCAGCAGGAGGCGAAAAGTGATTTCACCACGGTACACGAGAGCGACAAGGTTGTTGAGAAGCAGCTGCAGGCAGATGCGAAACAGGAAACTGAGTCTTCGAAAGACGACCTGTCCTCCAAGGAGGACAGCAGCACGGAACACGCAAACGCGAACGGTACAGCAGCATCAGCAGAGGTGACCAGCAAGGTGGCCATGTCCCCGACGACAACGAAACCGCAGAAGAAGAACAAGCCCCTGCTGAAGAAGTTTGGTAACCTACTGAAAAAGAAGAACAGCAAGTAG
- the LOC123397649 gene encoding WEB family protein At3g02930, chloroplastic-like isoform X2: MLPSSRSRSGPNESPVSSRTRPSTPSSGHRPSTPSSGYRPSTPGGTRRGAAAAAAAGGTPSTPRSRNTGGPFRSEPNSPPAAAAARPRLSFDRASPRSADAKPVAERRVPKIGTPPPDKQLRREIELQSRLESAHEDLKKAKDQLSFVVGEKDRLVGELNEAKRVADEIHEKLQDALMAKRWAEEATEIEKFRADELEQAGIDESQKRDEEWQREVESVRSQHAADLETLVTTTEELERFRRELSMANEAKKAALGHADDAMKIAEVNADKVEILSGEVTRLKGLLDSSAAAEESKNRETEAFVKNLESEISVLKGKLEEAKVLEERLVDMEKLTEELKAQLADAKKAESEVHQQFEEWKNKAGSLEMELEEATLSEKAKSDTLISTEEELDKTLSILQDRESEMEVLKGKTTALEIEVARLSTEINESSDHLDASQQELFGLQTTIDVLKNKLEAAEEVASEALNNEKTANANIVILTEEKIKLINELNDTRDREEKERRAVEDLTAALSEASGKAEEAHERFLKKEDDYEHALAQIGDLKMSLNSTKENYEVMIEEAHYDITCLRNTVGKLEAEVSKYREECEAKELEIVSLNKQSEEEIAALKAEADRVGASLRDAEHELQTVSEEKEILQEKLLHTESAVVEANRAVQDVKAEKEGLQDQLMHTESAVAEANKAIEEVKAEKEDLQEQLMHKESAVAEANKALQEAKAEKEDLQEQLMTTESAVAEANKAVQEVKAEKEGLQEQLTHIESAFAEANKAAQEAASESLQLKDRLLDQENALQSLTQENDEFRLREADAMKKIEELSALLAEAMEKKHPEEEEKLVVVDEVHSATREVADAAAETEDTEGESDKKPSMELVVANGNSNGDLNQEEEKYDSKVEQQEAKSDFTTVHESDKVVEKQLQADAKQETESSKDDLSSKEDSSTEHANANGTAASAEVTSKVAMSPTTTKPQKKNKPLLKKFGNLLKKKNSK, from the exons ATGCTGCCCTCCTCCAGATCAAG ATCTGGGCCGAATGAGTCGCCCGTCAGCAGCCGGACGAGGCCCAGCACGCCgtcctccggccaccgcccctccacgcCCTCCTCCGGCTACCGCCCCTCCACCCCCGGCGGCACCAGGAGGggcgcagccgccgccgccgccgccggcggcaCGCCGTCCACTCCGCGCTCGCGCAACACGGGCGGGCCATTCAGGTCCGAGCCCAACTCGCCGCCGGCCGCGGCGGCGGCCCGGCCGCGCCTCTCCTTCGACCGCGCCTCCCCGAGATCCGCCGACGCCAAGCCCGTCGCCGAGCGCCGGGTGCCCAAGATCGGCACGCCTCCCCCCGAC AAGCAGCTGCGGAGGGAGATCGAGCTGCAGTCGCGGCTCGAGTCCGCGCACGAGGACctcaagaaggccaaggaccagctctccttcgtcgtcggcgAGAAGGACCGCCTCGTCGGCGAGCTCAACGAGGCCAAGCGGGTCGCCGACGAGATACACGAGAAGCTCCAGGACGCGCTCATGGCCAAGAGGTGGGCCGAGGAGGCCACCGAGATCGAGAAGTTCCGCGCCGACGAGCTCGAGCAGGCCGGCATCGACGAGTCGCAGAAGAGGGACGAGGAGTGGCAGAGGGAGGTCGAGAGCGTGCGAAGCCAGCATGCCGCGGATTTGGAGACGCTGGTCACCACCACCGAGGAGCTCGAGAGGTTCAGGCGCGAGCTTTCGATGGCCAACGAGGCCAAGAAGGCTGCGCTTGGCCACGCAGACGATGCCATGAAGATCGCGGAGGTCAACGCGGACAAGGTGGAGATCCTCTCCGGCGAAGTCACCCGCTTGAAAGGATTGCTCGATTCCAGCGCTGCGGCTGAGGAGAGTAAAAACCGTGAAACCGAGGCGTTTGTTAAGAATTTGGAATCCGAGATTTCAGTTCTCAAAGGCAAACTAGAGGAGGCAAAGGTTCTTGAGGAGAGGTTGGTTGACATGGAAAAACTGACCGAGGAGCTTAAAGCACAGTTGGCTGATGCAAAGAAGGCCGAGTCAGAAGTCCATCAGCAGTTTGAGGAATGGAAGAACAAGGCTGGATCGCTTGAAATGGAATTGGAGGAGGCTACTCTTTCCGAGAAGGCCAAAAGCGACACCCTTATCTCCACGGAAGAAGAACTGGACAAGACCCTGTCTATTTTACAGGACAGAGAATCTGAGATGGAAGTGCTGAAAGGAAAGACAACAGCACTGGAAATTGAGGTGGCAAGGCTTTCAACAGAAATCAACGAATCCAGCGACCACCTGGACGCCTCTCAGCAGGAGTTGTTTGGGCTGCAGACAACAATAGATGTTCTGAAAAACAAGCTTGAGGCTGCCGAAGAAGTGGCCTCGGAGGCTTTAAACAATGAGAAGACTGCTAATGCAAACATTGTAATCCTGACCGAGGAGAAAATCAAGCTcattaatgagttgaatgataccAGGGACAGAgaggagaaagagagaagggcagTGGAGGATCTCACTGCTGCGTTGAGTGAGGCATCTGGCAAAGCAGAGGAAGCACACGAAAGATTTCTGAAGAAAGAAGATGATTACGAGCATGCCCTCGCACAGATTGGCGATCTCAAGATGTCCCTAAATAGTACCAAAGAGAACTATGAGGTAATGATTGAGGAGGCACACTATGACATCACTTGTTTAAGGAATACCGTCGGAAAATTGGAGGCTGAGGTGAGCAAGTATAGAGAGGAATGCGAAGCCAAGGAGCTTGAGATTGTCAGTTTAAACAAGCAGTCAGAGGAAGAAATTGCCGCTCTTAAAGCAGAAGCCGACAGGGTAGGAGCATCATTGCGAGATGCAGAGCACGAACTCCAAACTGTCAGTGAGGAGAAAGAGATACTTCAAGAGAAGCTGTTGCACACGGAATCAGCGGTTGTTGAAGCTAACAGGGCTGTGCAGGATGTAAAGGCTGAGAAAGAGGGTCTCCAGGATCAGCTAATGCACACGGAATCTGCAGTCGCTGAAGCTAACAAGGCTATTGAGGAGGTAAAGGCTGAGAAGGAGGATCTTCAAGAGCAGCTAATGCACAAGGAATCAGCTGTTGCTGAAGCTAACAAGGCCTTGCAGGAGGCAAAGGCCGAGAAGGAGGATCTTCAAGAGCAGCTAATGACCACGGAATCAGCAGTTGCTGAAGCTAACAAGGCTGTGCAGGAGGTCAAGGCTGAGAAAGAGGGCCTTCAAGAGCAGCTAACGCACATCGAATCAGCGTTTGCTGAAGCTAACAAGGCAGCGCAGGAGGCAGCGTCTGAGAGTTTGCAATTGAAGGATAGGTTACTTGATCAAGAGAACGCATTGCAGAGCTTAACCCAGGAGAATGACGAATTCAGGCTGCGAGAGGCCGACGCCATGAAGAAGATAGAGGAACTGTCTGCTTTGCTTGCTGAAGCCATGGAAAAGAAGCATCCTGAGGAGGAAGAGAAGTTAGTGGTTGTGGATGAGGTGCACAGTGCAACACGTGAAGTTGCCGATGCAGCTGCGGAAACTGAAGACACGGAAGGAGAGAGTGACAAAAAACCGAGCATGGAACTCGTCGTCGCCAACGGAAACTCCAATGGCGACCTGAATCAAGAGGAAGAGAAATACGACAGCAAGGTCGAGCAGCAGGAGGCGAAAAGTGATTTCACCACGGTACACGAGAGCGACAAGGTTGTTGAGAAGCAGCTGCAGGCAGATGCGAAACAGGAAACTGAGTCTTCGAAAGACGACCTGTCCTCCAAGGAGGACAGCAGCACGGAACACGCAAACGCGAACGGTACAGCAGCATCAGCAGAGGTGACCAGCAAGGTGGCCATGTCCCCGACGACAACGAAACCGCAGAAGAAGAACAAGCCCCTGCTGAAGAAGTTTGGTAACCTACTGAAAAAGAAGAACAGCAAGTAG